One region of Quercus lobata isolate SW786 chromosome 2, ValleyOak3.0 Primary Assembly, whole genome shotgun sequence genomic DNA includes:
- the LOC115964729 gene encoding putative B3 domain-containing protein At4g03170 has translation MEKRKWLCEIEKVNGDDEYSEECIEEEEAALILLDMSNTKSLDKKTAMALREQQRKRLENRTRLRLRLNLNLNPHVKGISKSIPKALLPSMRGHEEILALFMKSPKAPLFPRITSLLGLIKECCSMPYEKQLTKTDLRDDQARLSIKKAYVEQYLLNLLNEDENIEEGIPVIVYDENGKTYPMMFKLWSSKIYVLTHGWKTFYIDSKLYYHDDFITSVTLWTFRHLRTARLCFVIFTKTSPAVEPVTRRRIK, from the coding sequence ATGGAGAAGAGAAAGTGGTTGTGTGAAATTGAAAAGGTTAATGGCGATGATGAATACTCTGAGGAATGTATCGAGGAAGAAGAAGCGGCTTTGATTCTTCTTGATATGAGCAACACAAAGTCGTTGGACAAGAAAACTGCCATGGCTTTACGTGAACAGCAAAGAAAGAGGCTTGAGAATCGAACTAGGCTGAGGCTGAGGCTGAACCTGAACCTGAACCCACATGTAAAAGGTATAAGCAAGTCAATCCCAAAGGCACTTCTTCCAAGTATGCGTGGTCACGAAGAAATACTAGCCCTCTTTATGAAAAGCCCTAAAGCCCCGCTTTTCCCACGAATCACAAGTCTCTTGGGCCTCATTAAAGAGTGCTGCTCCATGCCTTATGAGAAGCAGTTGACTAAAACTGACTTGAGAGACGACCAAGCCAGGCTTTCTATCAAGAAGGCGTACGTCGAACAGTATCTTTTGAATTTGCTGAACGAAGATGAAAACATAGAAGAAGGAATTCCTGTTATTGTGTATGATGAGAATGGTAAAACATACCCAATGATGTTCAAGCTTTGGTCCTCAAAGATTTATGTTCTTACACATGGGTGGAAGACATTTTACATTGACAGTAAACTATACTACCATGATGATTTTATCACTTCAGTTACCTTGTGGACTTTCCGCCATCTTCGAACCGCGAGGCTTTGCTTTGTCATCTTCACCAAAACATCACCAGCAGTCGAGCCCGTAACGAGGAGGAGGATAAAGTAG